The stretch of DNA CACTTGGTAAAGAGTGCTGCAGATAAATATGTATTTCGTTTGGTCCCTTGTTTTAAGGAAGGCTGTATTCATGCAATCTGCCAGAAAGGAAAGCCACAAAGTGAGCCTCTCTGGAGTGAGAACAGTTTGCCCATCTCTTTTCTACCCCTTCCAATACCTGATGAATCAAGACCATGGGGTGGAAGATGTGATAAATGTGTTGGCTTCTGTGCCAGTCACTTTCTCCCGCCACAGCAGTGTTTCAAGCACATCAAGGAACATGGGATGCAAGATTGTGCAGTCCCCCCATCCATAGTTCTTAACAAGGCCTTTGAAGATGCAACGCAAAAAGATCTGGAACTTGAGATGATGATCCCAGAATTAGCAAAGACGACAAATCTCACAACTGAAGAGGTAAAGATGTGGTTTGATCATGTTCAGCTGGTTAAAGACAGGCGCAAAGAGGGGGCTAAGAAGGCCAAAGACACAAGAGCTAAGACGAAAGGTATCTAGCAAACGTTTGCTTTAGTTTTCAGCGAGTTGTCTACTGAACTGACTTTCAAAAATAAGTAGTGACAAAGTGTattttgtactttatttatATGGCAGAAGAGAAAAGCAAAACGACAACGACGCAGATGATGAAGAGGAGCCTTCATACTGTCCGTGTGGTGCAGAGAACGATGATGACATGATTTGGTGTGATGGAGAAGCTGTGTGCGGACACAAATGGTTCCATTACCAATGTGTCGGCCTTACGTCGAGAACCATCCCTCCAGGGAAATGGTTTTGCCCTAGTAAGTTAGCCTCTTTTGTACATTAATTGTTCCTGGCGGTATTGCAGTTAGCTTACTAATGGCTGGAAGCCTTGTAATCTAGTTTGTATTTTTCAATCTACACTGTCTTTGTTATTGTTCTGCAGACTGCCGGAAGATGAGAATGAATAAGTGACCAAGTGATACACATGACGCAGCAATATGGGCATCTGCAAGAGTActctttttgttttgaaaagatttcattttttcacaTTAAATTTTTGCAAAGCGTATAAGCCATTAATAAAGGTCAGTATTTGGCATCACTGTCTTGCAAATATTCTTTCTTCGTTATTGTGGAAGGTACATCTGGACAGGactcattttctcctttgattttatGATGACTAAATTGTGTTAGGGCTCTGCACCCTTTGATCAGTCGAATCAATTAACTTTTATAGTGAGGTGGATCACATTGTGTGCAATCATCAAACTGAATTAGCGGAAACAATTTCAATTCCTGCTATTATTTGTGCGATTGACACTACTGTGATAGTTGtccgttgtgtttcattgtcagTTTATCCAGAGAAGTATCAAAGAAACTActacaataaagatattttgacaTACTCATTGTGCATTGAGGAGCCTTTGCAAGTTATTTGCTGGCCGCTGAAAGATTGATCTGTTTATTTCATGGCTGCCAACAGTGTCTTTTATTAAACCAGTGTGTTACGCTTGGCAATGATAAGTTGTTTTACAAAGGGAGTACCATGTGTTGAACGGTAGGGGCGGGGGAATGCACCACTCACTTTTGTCCCCGGGAACCGGGGACTTCACTCACTTTCACTTGCATAAAAAGTGAATGCCCCGCTTAAGCccgaatggggggggggggggggggggttcgggggtttcaaatgactggtgcattagaagccattaaaaaaattgtcagttcaaggtcaaagaagagttttactgatgtactttattccactttatctctgaaaatgaaatcatccacattttgatgtatttcatggaaacacgccaggttggcttggaacaagaatcggcaaaatatggcaaggcaaccaagaaaggacgaatttcaaacaagatccgctacAACACTTAAATGACGTTTAgctgctttaaacaaacttctgaaaacacaagctagtgagatttcccaccaattttacgagaacttattgcgattacgtgtttataacataggggcaaaattttcttgtcactgtcgaggcacaacgaaaactaGTTGGGAAAACGGATTacaaaaagcacttgttcgctcgcattttagagcaaaacaaacaaatcaactttttcttatgtccaaaagagtacagataattgttatttaattccagttgaccataaaaattcgattttcgattaaaccacctttcaAAAATATGCATctactttaaataacgcatccataaaaataagaaacggtttagtgcccaaggaaagaatttgtggagtaacttcttccactaagtatgagctattactggtattctgttttgtcgttgtcattctctttcgctcccctttcgtttctgttctggACATgagtcctccaggcatcatgtaaccttatcagagcttctaaagatatgccaaaaattgaattacagagaaaaatgcagctctaagcaaattaaaataaacactcggctttaagtttatatccctccgatgcttgacttgaataactgcgtagccaccagtgtggaccacagatgtcatatgtcaaactggattgaaaccagcgaaaaatgcagaaagaaaatatcttccaaaccgttttccacctgaacatgaaaagcgttgactgtgtaagaactatagttgatgcagtatggccgtgtagccgcgtcgagccacagaaagctcGCGACAAGTGAAGCCTCGCtcatgtttaggtgagttaacctggttTGAGCCTGAaatccaattgaaaaccagtacttgatcagcggtcaacttaaaaaaaaaacagttgatctcgggtgagctctaagcttgagcccgcaatgtggtcacgtgatactggtcagcgtataccttgttttgacaggtgtcaattgatcaaaagatggatgtccaatatcaaagatgtatgctgatactggtcacattggcatacatggagtgGTGGACGtactataaaaccaagatttctcgcatcgatgggttaccatattttctaaACAATGGTGCTCCGTGTGCGCGCGCCCTCGGCACGCGCAGAGGTCCGCTACTAATGAAAAtcctggaaatctgatatctgtagttcagtttttaataaccTAAATTATCCAATGTTAAGCTTGCAATCTTTTATGTATTAACTCGGTCGATCCAAGTTCATACGTCCACAAAACATACAACATAAGTCACGAACGTGCATTGCAACTCGACAAATGAACGCAAGTTAATTTTCAAAAGGCCCAACACCAATCTGTTTGACGCATCGCATTATTAACAAAACCTTGTGGTGATCCGCGGATGGTTTGTACATTGAAATATAGCAAAATTACGGTAATTACGAGAAAGCAGTTGTACTAAAGGGCGGCATTTGGAATAAGGCACCAGAATTATCAATATTATTGCTAATATTTGACACAATTCTTTGCATCGGATTTAGGTAAAGTCTTAGCCTCATAAGCCTGGGCTATTTATAAACCATGAAATATCATTCCCTGAATGTTTTTCTCGTCTTTAGGGTTAGATGATCATCATAAAACTAGTCTGTACAACCCTATTTGAACAAAGCCAAgaataaataacataaaattTGAAAAGTAAATAAAGGATGGCATACTGACTCGAGAATATTTCTAAAAGGCCACTGCTGAGTAGAGAGACAATCCGTGTACCTATATTACAAAAAACATGCGCGCAAGGTATGCCTGATAAATACATTGTGGTGCCCTGAAAATTGACTAACTGCACCCGACGTGGTTAAAAAtcaggaaataaaaaatattagtATTCAGACAGGTAAATATTGCCAAAAGGCTGACAGCTGAGTTGAAAGACAAGCTGTACCgccaaattagaaaaaaaatacaaacaagagCTGGATGCGCACAACGCATGCTTGATAAATACATTTTGTCGCTCTGAAAACTCAGTGCATAACTGCAACCgatgaagtttcaatttgaatgGCATAATTTTCATATCCGAGCATATATACAGTCACATTCTTGGGGCTCCAAACAGAGAAAGTAATGTTGATCTTTAATGCCTCATGCCCGACTTAGATCATAATCCTCCTAAACTCTTTAGTGTCTTCATAAGCAACCGTAAGAAGTGAAGCAGTCTATAAGAGGGTGAACATAACGCTGTCACTGGAACCTCTGTCCCATCAGCTGTAGTTGCCCTTGGTGATTGCGTAGGAGAAAACGTGTAATCTGATCGCTCGGACGTCCATCTGCTTTGTGTTAAAGACAGCTCCATGTTGTGGGTCAGGACCATCGCTGTATGGCGGAGAACTCGATCACTCAACTCCTGTGGGAGCGGTTCCAGCTTGAAATGatggaaacaaaaatgaaatcagTTATCACAggttaattcaaaagaaatatgGCGCCTAAAACGGGTATCTGGACGTTCGTATTGTAATAAATAACCagcagttttttaaaaaaattctgagaTGCAAATACCTCACGAGACGACTGTTTCACGGAAAGGCCGAGAGCGAAATTGTCAACATTTTTTTAGTTTCCACATAAACTGAATTGAATGATCTCAGTCCCTTTCGGAACTTTTCGTACTCTCCACATGATAGGACGCATCGGAATAAGTTGCCCCTAGAAGGGTTGCTGAACGTTGTACCCTATCCATCCTGCTGCGCATCATCGCTTTCCCGTCTGTACCAAGGTACCGACaagactatttaacaattattccacaagGGCACGTTCggtataatcatctcatatacAACAAACGCGAGAGGAATCATTGCTTTAATAAAAGCCCACAAAGAATGGATAAATCTTTGCTAAAAACCGATTCGAACAGTTACTTATagtatactcaacaaaatatcgcgttttTGACTGGTCAATGACGATTGAATAaagaggttatagagtgcaaaagAGCCGGGTTATAGGGTGATTtggttgagtatataataaataaaaaatcgtatgaacttgctcgtccatttcgtgatttatggtcggTCACTCGTGATcgtttgaaagttttcaaattgcactcggctgcagctcgtgcaattttgaaacctttcaaaacatcactcgtacccataaatcacgaaatgcacgagcgttcatacgatttccaaTACTTATATTTGCAGACCCTGGATAATATCTCATATAGCTCATAGAGCGTccttcgtatgaccttgaaagaGTGTTCGCAACTTTGTTTCacgaccaatgtttggcaagattaaaacaaagcttctacTTATTCCCGCCGAGGAAAACTACTAAAAATGCAGTCAACCGTttgattgcccaatcacatcactgcatttcaaatgacgtcaaagcgacaCTTTTCAGAAAgctccatggagagatgactttgtttgcatccgcgttcacTAAGCCAATGGAAATTTGCGGTCGTTTGCTTTTGTTCGATATAAtccaatagcccactttcgatatattaaaattcagtgaggaataaatataaagatttgtatgagtttattccccagagcctcaaaatgatgtcttttgtttaggagtGAATTTTATCATATCAAAAGTGGtttattaaatgttttgcatttttgtttacgttcagTTTTCGTCACTTtattagctcatataccatgGTGGCTAAGCCAAATTGCATTGTCCAATTatctagtttttaataatatttgttaCCGGTGTGAACTATGACTATGACTATGACTATGGTAGGCTGCGACAGCCTTTACACAACTTATTAGCACGAAATTGTAAACTATATGACTTAAAACTCTATGGTTGTTGCAGGTCACATGAACAGAACTATACTCTTAGACGAAGAAAGAAGTTAACGACTCATAGACCTCGACGGAAGGAAAGTCGTATTTGGCTTCAATTACCTCGCATATGGTAGTTATCAAACATTCTAAAGTACCTCTCTCACCCTGGAAAAGAAGCAAAACGTGTTACCTTATACCTTACGGCCGCAGTAAACTGTTTTCAAACAATCTGAGTGCATAAAAGGCGCAAACGAAAGATGGGAGTGGGAAACCAAATGACGCACACCTTAAATCGGCACCCCACCCCACGGCCCTATTGCTAAAGCCACCTTAAAAACACTTGCGAATCACACCGAATGAAAACTTTACAGTCATGCACTCAAGATGCAGGGAACGCTTTCATTGGTGTAAacccttattttattttacgaaGATCGTCGGAAATTATAACATTGAGCCCATGGAAAAATGAAGAAGCTTACCGACTACATCATTCAGGCCACATTTGAATGTGACAAAGATAATGGAGATTACTGTTTTACTACCAACATCATTCGGCTTCAGCTCCATGGGCTGAGATGATTTGCGCAACAGACTTCAAAACGGTCCGCATCGAAGATTTTAGATCCATCATTTCAATCTCAGTGTCTTTTTATATCAACAGTTTCATCATATTCGAGACTTTAATACCCCTTATATATGTTTTTATTGTACTccaaaaaacaaaggaattaGATTATTTCCAAATGGAGATTTGATTATTTGTTCGTAATTTGGTCATGATTACTGCATTACATGTGAGACGGTGTAGCAGTAAAACTTACACGACCAAGTCGTCTAACAGCTCCTATGGGATCATCGATGTTCTCTTCCAAAAGCGATACATCTTTCTCTGTCAGAACAGGCTCCTGCAAAAAAACAATGTAtcataactctcaatttttttgagaaaagtaGGCAAAAGCAGAGCCATTCAGTAGGAAGGTCAGTCAAAGAGTCACTCTTCAAACAAAAATGGTCCGATAAGGAGGATCACCAAAAGTGGTTACGTGGCAATGTATGCCGTCTGTAAGTAAGCACGAACAGCACTTCATGTGATTTATTGCAATTACCGCTAGCTCAGCAAGCCAAGCCCAGAGCAAGCGAGTCAAAATCCATGGATCAGCATCACTGCTTACTTCCTCCCATGAATCTGAGCTGTTCAGTTTCCGCTGAAAAAACAGGAAACAGAAGATCTCACAAAGAGCAATGTGTTCAGTGAAAATATTTTGGAAAACTGCTTAAGTTGAGGGATGAAATATTCTGGCTTAATGCATAGAATTTAAGGATCCAGTTGGTTAGACCTTTTCAGTTTGAAAGCTTTTTGGGTTGAAGCGAACACTTTTCCCTGTAAGTGTTTGATCCCCGAAATGCGATAACAATTTTTTGGTCCAAGGACTATTCTGACTTGTAGGATAGTTCTGTGCTAATTATACTTTGATTTATTACTCCACACTCTATAAAGCAGTAGAACAATTAAATAAACCTGAAAGAATTGTCGAAAGTAGGATGGCGCAGCGGTGAGGGCACTgctcctcccaccaatgtgccaaggcccgggtttgattcccaggcTCAGCGCCATACGTAGGCTTAGCTTGTTGGTTGTCTACTTTTTGAAAAGTTTTTcactgggtactccggttttcccttccTCAAAAAGCAACTACAGTGGAACCTCTCCTTTGGGACACCTCCATTCAGGGGACACAGGATTTGGCCCCGAGAAAAATGTTCATACTAATCTCTGTATCCAAGCCAACTTCTATTCAAGGGACCCCTCTATTAAGGGGACACCTGCCTGGTCCCAAGGGTGTACCTTGAGAGGACGTTCCACTGTATatgtgttgatttgatttctataCAATGTCCTCAATTGGTGCCTCAATGTTAAATACTATCGACACCTAAAAAAAgtttattgtcattatcattattattattaatagtaaCAGACTTTTACTGTTTAATAGGTGCTTATTAAGTAAGTTAAATTTAAAGAGGCATAATACTTTACCTGGTTTTCAATAATGACTCATAGGTCACCACAGAGGAAGGTACGGTTCTTATGGTGAAGTTGAAAAGATTTTCCTGATTCAGTTAATTTGGCATTATTATCAACAAGCGCGGCCAAATGACGTCTGTAAAATGCGCCTTTTTTgcgggccaaacgggaaatgccCGGGCTGAAAATGCATTTGCCGCCCTGATTCTGACTGCCTGCAGAGAGGTCAAACAACTTCGCTCCACAAATGAGAACCTGGGGATACCATTTCAATGCCAGAGTTTGCGCGAATTTTTGTGGATGagttttttttgctattttttttctcaatttttgctCTTGTTTAGCTGATCATATTGTACAAAATGTAGCAACAAGTTTCCATACCTTAGTTTCATGCTACATCTCTGTTAAAattcttttatctttttaaatGAATTTGTATGATTTGGCCTCGCTCTGCTCGGGTGTAAATGATGCTACTTGGGCCACAAATAAACCatatgccctccaaaagtcatgtgattgtccTATTACTATTGAGCCATCACCAAGTCCAATAAACAAGGGCAAATTGTTCGCGTTTAACAATGTTTGTAATCATCTTGAAATTCTGATTCATTCTGAGTTCACGTCCAGTTGACGCCTGCCGGGATATTTACCAGGCTTTCTTGCAACTGCTCAAGTTGGGTTATCAACTGCGATGCTCATTTTCGCTTTAATACAAGAACCGCAGTAAAAATATATCAATTCATATATTCTCTAACATAAGAATAGCCTTCAGTGTATTTTACAAGTGTTCTATAAGGATTAGAGTGTtctcactcacgtgatcagtaacctcgtttttccaccgaaacaaaagaaaacgtttgcatgataatacaGCTCACCTCCCTGAGGATTAGTTGGGAACACCATCTGCATCAGGCCGCCGTTTcattgtttaggaacaccaacacgtgacatcacgtgaaaacactctacagTTAACAAACTCACCTTTATTTTCTGCACTCGATTATTGACGCTGCTATCAACGCATGCGCTAGATGCCAGGCACTTTGCTACCCGGAGTCTGTCCTCAGTTGTTGATTGTTCTGATGCATTCTGCTTCAAGGAGTTGTAAAAACTCTTCTCGGCCGTTTTATTTCCTTCTGTCGCATCAACAGTAGATTCAGAATCTAAACTTTGCTGGTTTTTTCTTCTaccttgtttctttttatttggtgTTCTATTTGAAAGGTTAATTGGTTCTAGTTTCATCCTACAAACTGAAGGAACAAGTCTTGCATCACAACTGTACATAAAACCAGAATCTGAGGCACGCCTTTCGTgaatatccttctttggatgGTTTAACAGATCCAAAAGGCCTTCTCCGGTATGTTCAATATTTTGTGTGTCGTTAATCTCATCAACTGCGTCCCAACTTTGGGCATGTTGCATTGACGAAGTGTGAAGTAATTGAACGCTTGAGTCTACATAGGGATTGTGTTTCAATGCGCTTATAATATCTTCTGAAATAGAAGGTTGAACAGCTTCTCCAGCCGAGGAGTCCTTTGTGGCATCACTTTCATCCACCTCGGCAAACACAGCTTTGACTTCACagaaaagaaccattgttaaaGGACTTTCCGCGCTCTTTACTGCTGCTAACTCAAGCAAACGGCAGCAACACACGTATACTacctgaaaaacaaacaaaaaatagtgGTTAATATAGAAAAGGTCCAATCTGAATTATTGTCTGATACCCTTTCTTCTAAAAGTGAATCTCTAAATAGAGGCCATCAGCTGTGAAAAAAATATGACGAAGCGTTTACTCAGAGTCTTATCAATTATATTGGGAAAGAACTTGTCACTGGACACTATTAAAGTTGAGAGCGTTTCACTGGTTTAAAATTCTTCATAGAATATGTTATACTAACGTCATGCTTTTCAAATTTGGCTTGGTCAACTCCTCTTTATCTTACTTCTGTTGCGAGTAGTTGGAGACATTAgagcatttctttttttattgtgAAACACTTTTGGAATAATCTCAACAAGATACTTAGATCGCAAAAGCTAGTTTCTACCAACTTAACTTAAAGATAACAGATATTTTATTTGGGCATTTTTCACCATACAATAGTGATGACAATATTCTTCTTCATTACATTACTCTTGAGactaaatattttgtttgctcCAAGTTAATAAGAACTCCTCTCTCCGACTACTAGCCTTTTACTAGCAACAACACACCAAGAAGAATGTTTCATTGCGGGAAAAAGATATAATCCTATTTTCCGTGGAGGACTCGTATACCATGCCCCTTTTTTCCCTGTTCTCACGTATTCAGCGTGCAGTTCTGGGTCCGCGGGGACGTATTACGTCACCACATTCCTCTAGTTAGTTACAAGGACTTCAGATCTCGCTCCTCCATGTTCTGCCTTAGAATGCGACATTGCCTACTTCGCTTTGTTTCGTTTTGCGCGTGTTCATCGCTGCCCCGTTTCTTTAGTTTTCCATGGCGGATCAGGTTCCTGCTGCTGCCGTTGATAATGCACCTGCCATTCAAGCTCTTGATGGTCAAGCTCCCCAAGACAACCATCCGGTTCAGGCTTGGCAAGATTACGCTTTAGCTACCCAAGTTCAGGCTGTCGGTCCCGTTCAACCCA from Montipora capricornis isolate CH-2021 chromosome 9, ASM3666992v2, whole genome shotgun sequence encodes:
- the LOC138015876 gene encoding protein tyrosine phosphatase domain-containing protein 1-like, giving the protein MDGNSSSGEVKWTRASSSELPKKDAGPKYSRISERFRHVTPGVLQCSMFCGGNKCKYENPSRIKTDQMAINGLYSSWVTPDILATARPSTEVIKKYNVLQQFARSGIKSIINLQHPGEHASCGFGLEPESGFSYLPEDFMQEDIYFYNFGWNDYGVRSLESILDMVKVMSFALTNGKAAVHCHAGLGRTGVLIASYLVFSKRIEAEEAIHQVRSNRPRAIQTRAQIQCVIDFTNFLHYLWVVFPSCAPGAKRFTLQQYLKRQKHLLHGMEARNLKHIPKVVYVCCCRLLELAAVKSAESPLTMVLFCEVKAVFAEVDESDATKDSSAGEAVQPSISEDIISALKHNPYVDSSVQLLHTSSMQHAQSWDAVDEINDTQNIEHTGEGLLDLLNHPKKDIHERRASDSGFMYSCDARLVPSVCRMKLEPINLSNRTPNKKKQGRRKNQQSLDSESTVDATEGNKTAEKSFYNSLKQNASEQSTTEDRLRVAKCLASSACVDSSVNNRVQKIKRKLNSSDSWEEVSSDADPWILTRLLWAWLAELAEPVLTEKDVSLLEENIDDPIGAVRRLGRGERGTLECLITTICELEPLPQELSDRVLRHTAMVLTHNMELSLTQSRWTSERSDYTFSPTQSPRATTADGTEVPVTALCSPSYRLLHFLRLLMKTLKSLGGL